The sequence TCAACATCAAGATTACAAAATTTTAGATTTTTTTAAGTGAGACAAATAAGGATTCAATTTGAACACGATTTTCTTGCCTGAAATTTGACAGGATAAAGGTTTTTTAGAGAGGCACTGTCAGTTTGGTTAAAGTTCCAAGAAGAAATCTTCAAATTGGAACCAAAACAAAGGTGCCTATACATGATTTCATTCATCCAATCGAATTAGCATGAGTTGTTGACAATTTTGTAACACAGATACATAGTCCGTTCCTAGAGTAACACTTAAGTTTCTGAATAGATATGAATTTGATAGCAGCAAAAAccaatataaattgaaaagaagcccaAGGGAGGACAgcgaggaaatctagacttgcttcgtttaaggctttagcactggaGGGAGGGCTTGACAGCagtgaaaataatatggttcagggactgtgtgaCAGACTAAACGTCTTCCCTGGGAAATGAATCAAAGAAAGCACTCTCCTCACATATATTCCTTCAGCTATAAAGAGTTTGTTCTAGGTTCCATTTGGATtgtatttgtgttttatgaGACTACTCAAGACCCCACAAATAGAATCTGACTCTGAGAGTATCAAatacaaaatagaaaaaaatatgggatcacatgaaaATACAAGTACTCCTTCATTTTTtccaaggtttcttcacaagctttgtatctCATACCTTTGGAAGAAACCTGGAATGATATATGGGAACAATTGTGTTGTCATGTGATCCTTTACTTTTTTCCCTCATACTAATGTCTATATATCAGTTGGAGTTTACTCTAGTTTCACACCTGGCAGTGATGTCACAATGGTCTTCAAAGCATTGTGATGCAATTTCATTGAAGCAGTTATTTCATTCAAACCTCCAGATGGGTAAAATGTGACATCCTTTttggtgtctcctgccatgatattgctggaatattgctaaatgtggtgtaaaattaaaattaaattcactcagTGACTTATCCAAAAGTATTCCTTGAGGAAGTCAGATCTGGGAGATAAATCTATTTGTACCAaagtcccttgccatgatacagctggaatattgctagaagctgtGCAcaattctggaatattgctagaagctgtgcacaactctggaatattgctagaagctgtgcacaactctggaatattgctagaagctgtgcacaactctggaatattgctagcaGCTCTGCacaactctggaatattgctagaagctgtGCACaagtctggaatattgctagaagctgtgcacaactctggaatattgctagaagctctgcacaactctggaatattgcgaGAAGCTGTGCacaactctggaatattgcgaGAAGCTCTGCacaactctggaatattgctagaagctgtGCACaagtctggaatattgctagaagctgtgcacaactctggaatattgcgaGAAGCTGTGCACaagtctggaatattgctagaagccaTGTACAactatggaatattgctagaagctgtgcacaactctggaatattgctagaagccaTGTACAactatggaatattgctagaagctgtgcacaactctggaatattgcgaGAAGCTGTGCACaagtctggaatattgctagaagctgtgcacaactctggaatattgcgaGAAGCTGTGCACaagtctggaatattgctagaagccaTGTACAactatggaatattgctagaagctgtgcacaactctggaatattgctagaagccaTGTACAactatggaatattgctagaagctgtgcacaactctggaatattgctagaagctgtgcacaactctggaatattgctagaagccaTGTACAactatggaatattgctagacgCTGTGCacaactctggaatattgctagaagccaTGTACAactatggaatattgctagaagctgtgcacaactctggaatattgctagaagctgtgcacaactctggaatattgctagaagccatgcacaactctggaatattgctagaagctgtgcacaactctggaatattgctagaagccatgcacaactctggaatattgctagaagctgtgcacaactctggaatattgctagaagctgtgcacaactctggaatattgctagaagctgtgcacaactctggaatattgctagaagctgtgcacaactctggaatattgctagaagctgtgcacaactctggaatattgctagaagctgtgcacaactctggaatattgctagaagctgtGTATAACTACAACAcaagtcattcattcatttatcaaaGCATGGTTATTATCACAAGCAGTTTTGTTTCAAGGTCTGAAGGAGAAACATCAGCTTATGTTCTTTCTTTGTAGATGTGGtgatatttgtttctaattGGAATGTTCACTAAATTTATTTAGTAGTTGTTAAAGGGTGTCTCATCTTTCCATCTAGTGTGGCCCAGTAAAATGTAGGCAAAAATCTGTGCagaaattttcaaaacattctcTCCATCTGGAGATGTTTggttcagttttcaataaaccCAATATGGTTACTTCAAGCTTATGTCAcgcaaaaataaaatatgaatacatTTATGTGACTATAGGTAAGGCAAAAGGGATATTTCAGCTATCAGGCCCAGTGTAGTCACACATTTTGCTTCAACTTTATGTGATTATAGTTTGGTTTGGATATGGTATAGTTTTGTTTGAAACAGTATTTGCTAAAATACAGATGCTGCActcattcgttcattcattcattcattcaaggtTGTTTGCGTATCGAGAACCATCGTTTTATTAATTCAAGGTTGTGTGCTTATGGAAAAACCATTGATAGAAGAGCGATCAGCAGTCAAATCATAACATGATTATGAATGCAGAACAAACAGCAGATCTAGAAATCTGATATTAACCAATATGAACTGTTGGGGAAATAAAGACAGTTTCTGCCCTTGATGTGAGTCAATGCTGTGATTATTCTCTGTGCAGAATATAGATTGGCAAATAAGCCCTGGCTCCAGTATAATGGGGAGAGTGTTATTTATCGACTGTCCAAGTTGACCAGCACAATACAACTGCATCATGATCAAGCAAGGAATTACCTTTAGTGATCTATGATGTTCAGCTCAGTTAGGAGCCGTTGTGAAGTTGAAGATTTGGATTGGGAGGGAGTGAAAGATGGGAGAGAGGGGTAGAGAGTGAAGAAtgggagagagggggagagtGGGAGGCAGGCGGGAATGGGAGAAAAACAGAGGGAGAGAAAGAAAAAAGGAGGTAAAAAGAGAAaggaaggagggagggagagagagagagaaaaggtTGAGAAAGAAAAGGGAGAGAAAAAGTGAGAAATTTAAGGGAGAGAAGCTAGGGTGGGTGCTACGTAGTGGTGCTACGTGTGAGTGTGCGCATGTGTTCGTATACTCTCCCACCTTCTTTGAAAGTTATCAAGAAGCATGGAGGTTACTCGTAACTATAGTAATACTTACAGAAGGACAGTAACATGTATATCAGTGTGGTACTTACTACTgcaaaactgacaaaaatatttctgtacTATTGCTATCTTTGGCATAAATCCATAAAAATTCACTCACAAAACACTTCTGTAACAAGTCAAATAAATCATTGAAGCATTTGAATGATGAAATGAGCATTCTGCATTTGCCACAGTAGAATGGCAACATCTGAAACATTTCAagcaaaatttgaaatttctatctactaaagggagacaactcacctGCAATGCTCTGAATAAGCCCTGTCACAGTGAAGATGCTTTTCCCACAGAGGGACCTGTTGCAGATGCTGATGACGGATGTAACTGTAGCAAACAGCAACATAATAGCCCCAATACAGAAGAAAAACAGTGCAGCCTTCCACGTGTTGGGGAATTCACTGTCGGGCATTCCGTATCCCGTTACAAACGTCGCACACGTGTCCCTTGACTCAATCAGCTCGTAACGATGTAATCGGGTGCATCGGTTGAACATCCCAACCGTAGGTGTGAACATTTCCTCTGGATTTATGCCAGTGATATTGTCATAGATGGAATCAAGGCCGATTTTCTGAGGTGCCCCTATGAGCCAGTTAGGAGACATGACTGATGTGACCACCAGCATGAAGGTTGTTATGGACAACAGTGTCCATAGCAACGACCAACAGGTAATGATGACGTAACACATTTTGGATGGGTAGTTCACAAAGTATTCCTGATGCCGATCAAATCGGTTCCGAGGGAGTCAATATTGATAAAAGGATTTtatgaatttgaaaaatatattccgGTGCAGTAAAGGCACTCTTTTCACAATATACAGATCTTAATATCACAAGATTGGAATAAGAAGAAAAAAGGCCGTTGAAATGAGGTAGCACTTTTGAAATGAGGAATGATGCTAGTGTTGTGCGATTGAATATTATTGCATTAGCTTCAGTGGTTTGTGTCCTTTGTTTTCAAGATAATCCTGATCAAAGGAATGAATAATTATAGTCTGTGAAAAGGGTCCAAATGTAATTTCTACAATGCATCAAGTACTTATATCCCTTCCATATATCTTCTCAGAATCTTGACCTTCACCTTTGCACCACTGGTGCCAACTAAAAGCTGACCTTGAACTTTGATAGGGTCACTGCAGGTCACACTAGGCACTCAGTTATTGGACTAATTTGTTTCTGATTATTTCTGTGGATTCCAAATCAGAGAGATCAGTAATGGTTGAACTATTTTTTTAACTAGATTCCTGATAACAGGTCTTGGAACAGATGATAATATATACTGTAATCTTGTACAGAAGCTACATACTAGTTCTGTTATACACAATATTGGCTTACCATTTCTGGTGACAGTTCTTACTGGAATCTATTCAAAACTTTGTATCACACATAAAAAATCTTCCAAACATTCCTGATTCTATTTTTTAGTTCCAAAGATGGTGCCACATGATTGTCTTAAGTACATGTGATATCAGTCTTTTTAAGATTCCTGATTCCTCCAAAATACAGATCAAGGCTGTAGTTTCTGGAATGTATTTCTGAATGAACTCTTCACACACCAGATTCCTGAAATGCTCTGTACGGAGCCTGTATCCTCTCCTCCTCCCAGCTGTTTCACTTTATCCAGATTGTATGAGTTCCTGGTGTGTTTTGTTACACTTCCTGGTTTTGTTGCTAGTTTTCTTCACCTATATTCTCCTTGTTGGTGAACCCGAACAGAGGTCACTTTCACGTCCTTCATCTGTGGAACAGGAATGGAAAATATCATGTAAAGGAAAAAAAGCAATGATAAATGTACTAATCAAATAACCTGAAAGGGATGATCcaaggtgtgtgtgagtgagtgagtgagtgagtgagtgactgggtggtagagtgagtgagtgagcaagtgactgggtggtagagtgagtgagtgagcaagtgactgGGTggtagcgtgagtgagtgagcaagtgactgggtggtagagtgagtgagtgagcaagtgactgggtggtagagtgagtgagtgagcaagtgactgggtagtagagtgagtgagtgagtgagcaagtgactgggtggtagagtgagtgagtgagcaagtgactgggtggtagagtgagtgagtgagcaagtgactgggtggttgagtgagtgattgaggttGGCTTTGAGCAAAATATAGCTTCACCATGTTGTGTTTTTGGAATGCTAAAGTAAACCATATTTTTAACATCGAACTAATCTGCCTGAAAAGCATTACTTTCCCACCTGTCCTGCCCTTTTGACTGAGAGTAAAATTTAGATTTCTCTCAGTGGGGGTCAATTTCAATTTATTTATCTGTCAAAGTTATGCATATTCAGATACTGAGCATTATCAGCTCCCTGATATCCTTCAAGACATCACAGGCTGCAGACTTGTCTGTCCACTTTAGTCATGTGACCAGCTCATCCTACTCAACATCCCATCTAACAAACCCAAGTATGATGGTTCATGAACCCGCTGCTTGTACACTAAGGATGCCCCTTTCACTCAACCTCACGTCTGCTCCTACTCATCTTTCAAGTTGGGATGAAAGGCACACCTCGATCTTTGTTACAACTGAATGTTCGTTGAAATATTTCTCTACTCTTTCTTaatgtattttgtgtttgaggtttgggtttttttaggtTTGTGTAGAACACTGAGTATTGAAGTAGGGgctgtatcatcatcatcatcatcatcatcatcatcatcaccatcatcaccatcaccatcaccatcatcatcatcatcatcatcatcaccatcaccatcaccatcatcatcaccatcatcatcatcatcatcatcaccatcaccatcatcatcatcatcatcatcaccatcaccatcatcatcatcatcatcaccatcatcaccatcaccatcatcatcatcatcaccatcatcatcatcaccatcctcatcatcatcaccatcaccatcatcatcatcatcatcatcatcatcaccaccatcatcatcatcaacattatcatcatcatcatcatcatcatcatcatcaccacaaccatcatcaCAAATATTATCATTAACATCTGGAAACAACTGGCAAGGACTTCTTGTATCCTAACAATCACAGACTCAGACACACAGTCATGCATGCACACCATtccaatttattccattccaaTACCTTGCTTTTGTGAAATGTCAGTCTCTAATTTCAACAAAATTCAAGGGTCATTCAAGTGACATTAGAGACGATGTAACCAGAATATATTGCTCTGGCATTAGCTTGAGCACCTACTCTTATCTGTCAAACTCTCGAAAAATGTTATCTTGCCATGTTAGGTCTTATCTTGTCACACCAGCTGGTATTACAACATAAAACTCCACATGAACCTCTGACCTTCTTCAACCGCAGGTGATAAAGTGTTGTTACTTAAATGATATTTTCCAAAAACTAGTTACATATTTATTGAATCAACTGAAAATTAAGTTTGTTGCCATAACACTTTCAGAGCTGAAAAAATAACATGGCAGTTAAATTGAATTATCTTGACATTAAATTACAGttacagtttcagtttcatgaaaatcaaatatttttgtttattcttGAGCTCTCTTTCTATGTCAACGGCACTTACCATATTAAATGAAaggtgaaaaaaatatatctgaaaggcATTAATTTTTTCTTGAAATGTCACATTTAAGCTAACTGTTTGAAAACATGTAAGCACTGGACAAGTTTTAAATATGGAAAAGATTTACTACTCAAATTTTGATAAGGATATTCTGAGTGTCAAGACAATTTATGACCATGACTTTTAATTGGGAgcagttgtcatggaaacagcaTTCACTATCCAACTGGAACATTCTCATTACAGTAATAAGCAATATATATTCACATACTTTCAAAATATGAGCTGTTTTAGGTTTTGTTTGCTGTATATCTAGTGATGGGAATCGGCAACCAAATCCACTATTGATTATTGGAGGACTTGTAATGAACAATTATTGATTATAATTGAAAGACGTACATTCTTAATGTTACCACCAATTTTAAGGTTTCCTCCCCAGGTTTTCTCTAATCAATGTTTTTTTATAACAAATACTGTCATGCGATGAAATGCATGCCTGCAAGAACAATATTTATCAGTCTCATTATGTTCACAATTGATGTAAAACACTCAAAGACATTCAAGATCACAGTAATATTTACCATAGTGATAAATATGAGAGTATGAGTACAATGCACAATGTTGAGCGCATGTTTTTCATGATTATTTCATCAATTTCAATGGTAAGTTTActacatattcaaatattctATACAAACTCAACAAAATTCCGCTTAatcgaaactatgttttgaacaatcgataattatttttaatccttcttttcatcgattttttattatttttgatcACCGGAACTCCACTATAtatgctgaaataatgctgaagTGATGTTTAGTAATTTCTTCGATGGCCATTTTAGTTGAGGTCATGAGGAATCATGATAATGTTTTTATAAACAACTTGTTTATTCTGTGAAAAGTGACATTTCAACATAGATTCTGTTAAAACATTGACTTTCACGGTATCAGTAAGCTGTATATCCATATATCCATAAAATTATCATGATTCTTCTGTGAAATATTCCATTATGCCCATGagaactgaaacaaatattactcAACACAGAAGTCAAGGAACAAGAGTTTTCCTTTATGCCATTGTTGATTTATCATCCCCTTCAATGAATGTAAGGCCAGACCAGTGTTACtgcttgttttacagatctacCTGTAGGATATTTATACGAATAAGAAATAAGAAATTGCTAATGTTTCTAGTAGCTCAAAATGTAATCTTACAAGAATTATTTTTTGGATTGTGTCCTCCCTcccccatatacacttcataaattgcaaAAAGTAAAATAGTAAAattttatttccatctgttatatttattataaaaGAACATTTTGTACAATAATATAATAACAATCCATCCTATgataaattttgtttcattaatgTGACCAACATATTCTGATCAACTGAAGAAGATAGCATTGTTTCCCCAAAGTAATCCTTCTGTAGAGTAGTCCTGTATTGCTGACCATGATATCTAGTGGACTATATGATGTTTTTGTATGATAGCACTATGGGCCATGAGGCCTCAAAAGCACTTGTCACTTGTCACCTGTCTCAAAAGTAATATATTTAACTATTTAGAAGgaatactgtaaaatcattattatttgcgggggtttaattttcgcgctTTTCTCGCAAAAAAATTATCCGCGAAAATAAAACCTCCGCGAATAATTTTGATATACTAGTATtgtggaaataaaaacaaacaaagagctttgagttttagttttgtattGCTAGTGATTTGACTACAAGTACAcgtcattcattcatgactcagtgaaacaaaaagatacataaaaacaaattaaatagttgattcaacacatgtcattttcagtgtctCTGATTGACATGATACGCACGACTTTACTAAATTAAAATGTCagtattactttgattggtgaTTAAACTTTTTTCCCTTCCTGCTTTAAGGTTTTCTGagaacaaaaatctgtaaaacaagtaATAAAACACGTCTGGCCTAATCAAACAAATCTTCTACATCTGTGATGTCATTTGAATTACATGATCGACACTATCCTGGACGAAGCCGATCGCCTGATGGAAATTGCTAAGTCTGTCCATAGTTAGAACCAGTTACTAGTCAactatgaaatgaacatatttgccAAAGGCTGACCTTGTTAGACTGAAGGTCACTGGAATCTGTGACCTTCAATTATTGACCAATGACAAGTGATATAGAGATATATCCAACATGACCTTTATCTGTCATGGTAGACTGAGGCAGTTGTATTTTAAAATCATGGTTACAAACCTGAATTCATCCAGCATTCTAAACTAAGTCCTTCTAATTGGtcaaaaatgtcattttcaaaggtCTTGTATTCAGAGGTAGACCTATTTTAAGAAAGGACAAAATATAGGAATAAGGGAACATACaagtgttcagtatatatttatgtcCAGAATTTCACCCCCAGTGCTATATACACTTTGTGAAGGAACCTGGAAAAGGATAAAGGGATCTGTTATACTTTTatttgtggttgttgttttggttttccGTTCTATATATATTccacaataaaatatatatatcatactctaaaacataaacatagaaGTGATGTCAAGATGATTAAACTGAAGCTGTAATGGAACAATAGCATGAAACAATTCAAAACATGGAACTCTGTGTACCCATTATCCTTACCGGGGACTCTGACAACAAATGTACTTGTTATGCATGTACGCGCTCAATATAACTACATTGTATTGGtgtaagaaatatatatgcaaatgtatttATCTATCATTAAGTCAAACAGATTGATTTGaaacaatatataaattatttatacatatattgtattatcAAAATAATCGGCTCAATTTTACTACATGTAGACATGTCATGACATTTTAGACAAGAAGTGGATGAAGTTTTGTAACATTATTCTCCAGGGTATGAGATACAGACTACTAACAATGTCAGTCCAtgttttgtttacactcatcTTTATGATCAAACCAATTAACTCCTTAACCTTCCACACCATGTTAACTGCACCATCAACACTGCCTTTAGTTATCAAAACACTCATAAAAGTGGGACACTTTTATACTTGGCAGGAACTTGTTGCTGGCCTCCACCACTGCCTCACTCAGTTATTGGGCAAAGACATAAACCAGATCATTTATTGCTTGAAGCGTATGGTCATACACTCAGTCCCTGGACCACACTGTTTTTCATTCATTGCAGCTGTTGGCATAATACAAAAGAAAGTCTAGATTTTTTCTCAGATTCTGCATCTTTCACCTCACTCAGACATGTTAAATTGTTATAGAGATCTTTGTTTCAATCAAAATGATACATTTTCACAGACTAAAGAGTAGTCTAGCTTCAGGGTTGTCCCCATAAAAATGATTTGGGGGTCAGTATGACTCTAGGTTTGTTGCATAATGCCACTGCAATATTGGATCTGTGTGACACAGGTCTTTAAATAGTaaaaatctggaccagacaatccagtgattacccATTCTGACTACCTGAAGAATGTAGATGACATATGTGGAGGCTGGTCAGGACTcttttcgagtgagtgagtgagtgagtgagtgagtgagtgagtgagtgagtgagtgagtgagtgagtgagtgagtgagtgagtgagtctagttttacaccgcgGTCAGCATCTATTCAAGAGATGTTAACCTACCTGCAAAAGGTACAATGGAAGATAAATTCCAGATGCACTGCTTTTTTTGCAATGTGTAATGAAAAAATATGCTTTTGGattatttagatgttttacCCTCTCAAAACtgacttgcacctggtgcaagttgtACTAATAACTAGATTGCACTGTGTAATATTGGGTTTCACCAGCAAGTCAGACAGCACTAAATCAAGCCCTGCAAGTACACAGGATGTGAATGCAGCTGACATGTATCATTGTATCCTGATtgtgtagaatgatgctcatgcttttgatcactggattgtctggtccagacttgattatttatagacagctgccatatagagggaatgttgctgagtgtagcataaACCCAAACTCACCCGCTCCTGCATAACACTGATCAGCACATAAGAGTCATTCCAATACACTTGTATATGAAGTGATAATGTATTGAAAAGTTAGCCTTCCTTTGGATGTATCAGCGAAGTACATTAGGCAATGCAAAGTTTCTTAAAATCTTAGAGAAACCACTAGATACATTTACATTGATATTGTGATAGGAGCATAACCtggagaaaatctagacttgctccatTTACGGTTGCAGTGTCACTGTGATGGTGGAAAATAAAATACTACATGGTTCTGGGGACTGTGTGATGGACTACAACGATTTGTAGATATATTGCTTTGTTGTCAATAATAGCCCACAATGTGACACTTCGCTAGGTTGGGGTGGCCCAGTTGTTAAAATGTTCGCTTGTCGCTCCACAGActcggttcgattccctacatgaatACAACGAGTGACTCCCATTTCTGGAGTACGCCCGTCGCgacattgctaaaggcggcataaaactatactcactctacACCTCGCTAAAATATTTACCAGCTTGTGGTGATGCAACATTTTCAATCCCACAATCCACCAGCTGTCTGGTTCTTTTGGTGCGATGCGTTAGTGCGTCTGACCGCAAACATTCGGGAACAGGTGCTCGTCTGGTATTAATCTCACTTAAGTAGACAGAGTTGTCAAACTCCGCACAGACAATTCGTCCCTTCATTCCTGAAGTGGATGCATTCGCGAAGCAAACATGCTCCGAATTCTTGGCACGATCTTCTAAAGGGACCCCTACGTTCGAAAGAGCTCTGAATATTCGGACACATATTTGACTCAATTTGTTTATGTCGGTTGTAACGTGAGCCGATTGTGCTGTATCAACGACGAGGCTTGTTTTGTGATGTTTGCAAAGACGCTGCATTGCTGCCGACTGATGGCATTGGTATTAAAGGATTTGAATTCAAGGTTTTTTGTTTCTGCTAGTTTTACCAAACCAGGTGCGACTCTAATGGGAGCGAGAGAgcgagagtgagagtgagagagggaTGGAGAGGGGAggaagagagaaagaaagaaagaaagaaagaaaggggAGGGGAGAGAGTGGGGGGCATATTTCATTTCTGTGGGAGCACATGGTTTTCACATATTGCAGTTGACTACGCTGAACAGGTATATTTTGGCAGAACCAAACAATTCATTTTACACTGAAAAGGTGCTCCTGGGTGAAACGAGATCCTggacctgaggaaatctagacttgcttaattCATTTATGGTTTCAGCATTGCAAGGAATGGCTGGGTGGAAGGGAAGATAACGTGGTCAGGGACTGCGAGAAACTCACACTGCAATCATTAGGTGA comes from Haliotis asinina isolate JCU_RB_2024 chromosome 13, JCU_Hal_asi_v2, whole genome shotgun sequence and encodes:
- the LOC137259322 gene encoding LHFPL tetraspan subfamily member 2a protein-like, which codes for MCYVIITCWSLLWTLLSITTFMLVVTSVMSPNWLIGAPQKIGLDSIYDNITGINPEEMFTPTVGMFNRCTRLHRYELIESRDTCATFVTGYGMPDSEFPNTWKAALFFFCIGAIMLLFATVTSVISICNRSLCGKSIFTVTGLIQSIAGLLCILGLILYPAGWGSEVVAKYCGDQADPFYMDRCSLGWAFYLCVTGTVLSFLCAFLSVKADESTSSYKVEEEVLEGKNLICVV